In Leptospirillum ferriphilum, the genomic stretch ATGTGGAGAACGAAGAACCGTATATTTTTCTATCTTGGTCGGTAATGGGATAGGACCTTTTACGGACGCTCCCGTTCTTTTCGCTGTAGACACAATTTCCAGCAAAGATTGATCGAGAAGTCTATAGTCGTAACCCTTGAGGCGTATGCGTATTTTTTGGTCCAATGAAAAATCCCTCCAAAATCTATCTCATCCGA encodes the following:
- the rpsJ gene encoding 30S ribosomal protein S10; its protein translation is MDQKIRIRLKGYDYRLLDQSLLEIVSTAKRTGASVKGPIPLPTKIEKYTVLRSPHVDKKSREQFERRTHKRLLDILEPTPETVDALMKLELPSGVDVEIKL